In a genomic window of Cynocephalus volans isolate mCynVol1 chromosome 1, mCynVol1.pri, whole genome shotgun sequence:
- the TCFL5 gene encoding transcription factor-like 5 protein isoform X1, whose amino-acid sequence MSGPGPREPPPEAGAAGPEGAGGGGGGGDAALSEPGLSFATADLSLVEMTEVEYTQLQHILYSHMEAAADGELEARLGSALLAAGGGLPGAPPVYPVLCPPALAADAPCLGHVDLQELRMMLLGETGAPGPAAADRTSGGADGARARAEAAREGTGAAGPEGAPEPSRAKPAARVRLEDRFNSAAAEPPAPRGPEPAESGAALSNLVTLIRHPSELMNVPLPQQQNKCTTLVKNKTAATATALQLTYPLFTANACPAAGNSALSQTQSSSNSCSALEAAKHQDIGLPRTFSFCYQQEIESTKQTLGGRNKALPEQVWIKVGEEALCKQAINKRNRSRIRQLDTSVERRALGEIQNVSEASTAAQGTWQAAESSQANLGEQTQSVPQGGRSQRRERHNRMERDRRRRIRICCDELNLLVPFCNAETDKATTLQWTTAFLKYIQERHGDSLKKEFESVFCGKTGRRLKLTRPDSLVTCPAQGSLQSSPTMEIK is encoded by the exons ATGTCGGGTCCCGGGCCGCGGGAGCCGCCGCCTGAGGCGGGCGCGGCGGGCCCCGAGGGCgccggcggcggtggcggcggcggggACGCGGCGCTGAGCGAGCCGGGGCTGAGCTTCGCGACCGCCGACCTGAGCCTGGTGGAGATGACGGAAGTGGAGTACACGCAGCTGCAGCACATCCTCTACTCGCACATGGAGGCAGCTGCCGACGGCGAGCTCGAGGCGCGGCTGGGCTCGGCGCTGctggcggcgggcggcgggctgCCGGGCGCGCCGCCCGTGTACCCGGTGTTGTGCCCGCCCGCGCTGGCGGCCGACGCGCCCTGCCTGGGCCACGTCGACCTGCAGGAGCTGCGCATGATGCTGCTGGGCGAGACGGGCGCGCCGGGCCCCGCCGCTGCGGACAGGACGTCGGGCGGCGCCGACGGGGCGCGGGCGCGGGCCGAGGCCGCCCGGGAGGGCACGGGCGCCGCGGGGCCCGAGGGCGCGCCAGAGCCCAGCCGCGCCAAGCCGGCCGCGCGCGTCCGCCTGGAGGACCGCTTCAACAGCGCGGCCGCCGAGCCGCCCGCGCCGCGCGGCCCCGAGCCCGCCGAGTCCGGCGCAGCGCTCAGCAA TTTGGTAACTCTTATTCGACATCCATCTGAGCTGATGAACGTTCCTCTTCCTCAGCAACAGAACAAATGCACGACGttagtgaaaaataaaactgccgCCACAGCGACTGCCTTGCAGCTAACGTACCCTCTGTTTACAGCCAACGCGTGCCCTGCTGCTGGGAATTCTGCTCTGTCACAGACACAG AGTTCTAGTAACTCATGTTCTGCACTTGAAGCTGCCAAGCACCAGGATATTGGATTGCCtagaacattttctttctgttatcagCAAGAGATTGAATCCACTAAACAGACTTTAGGTGGTAGAAACAAAGCTTTGCCTGAGCAGGTTTGGATTAAAGTGGGAG AAGAAGCGCTATGTAAACAAGCAATAAATAAGAGGAATCGGAGCAGAATACGCCAGCTGGACACAAGTGTGGAACGGAGAGCCCTTGGAGAGATTCAGAATGTGAGCGAAGCTTCCACAGCCGCACAGGGCACTTGGCAGGCTGCAGAGTCCTCGCAGGCAAACCTGGGGGAGCAGACCCAGAGTGTGCCCCAGGGAGGACGGTCGCAGCGTAGGGAGAGGCATAACCGAATGGAAAGAGATAGAAG GCGCAGAATCCGCATTTGCTGTGACGAGTTGAATCTCTTAGTCCCGTTCTGCAATGCTGAGACTGATAAGGCGACAACTCTTCAGTGGACCACAGCGTTCCTAAAATATATTCAGGAAAGACATGGAGATTCTCTCAAGAAG
- the TCFL5 gene encoding transcription factor-like 5 protein isoform X2, which translates to MSGPGPREPPPEAGAAGPEGAGGGGGGGDAALSEPGLSFATADLSLVEMTEVEYTQLQHILYSHMEAAADGELEARLGSALLAAGGGLPGAPPVYPVLCPPALAADAPCLGHVDLQELRMMLLGETGAPGPAAADRTSGGADGARARAEAAREGTGAAGPEGAPEPSRAKPAARVRLEDRFNSAAAEPPAPRGPEPAESGAALSNLVTLIRHPSELMNVPLPQQQNKCTTLVKNKTAATATALQLTYPLFTANACPAAGNSALSQTQSSSNSCSALEAAKHQDIGLPRTFSFCYQQEIESTKQTLGGRNKALPEQVWIKVGEALCKQAINKRNRSRIRQLDTSVERRALGEIQNVSEASTAAQGTWQAAESSQANLGEQTQSVPQGGRSQRRERHNRMERDRRRRIRICCDELNLLVPFCNAETDKATTLQWTTAFLKYIQERHGDSLKKEFESVFCGKTGRRLKLTRPDSLVTCPAQGSLQSSPTMEIK; encoded by the exons ATGTCGGGTCCCGGGCCGCGGGAGCCGCCGCCTGAGGCGGGCGCGGCGGGCCCCGAGGGCgccggcggcggtggcggcggcggggACGCGGCGCTGAGCGAGCCGGGGCTGAGCTTCGCGACCGCCGACCTGAGCCTGGTGGAGATGACGGAAGTGGAGTACACGCAGCTGCAGCACATCCTCTACTCGCACATGGAGGCAGCTGCCGACGGCGAGCTCGAGGCGCGGCTGGGCTCGGCGCTGctggcggcgggcggcgggctgCCGGGCGCGCCGCCCGTGTACCCGGTGTTGTGCCCGCCCGCGCTGGCGGCCGACGCGCCCTGCCTGGGCCACGTCGACCTGCAGGAGCTGCGCATGATGCTGCTGGGCGAGACGGGCGCGCCGGGCCCCGCCGCTGCGGACAGGACGTCGGGCGGCGCCGACGGGGCGCGGGCGCGGGCCGAGGCCGCCCGGGAGGGCACGGGCGCCGCGGGGCCCGAGGGCGCGCCAGAGCCCAGCCGCGCCAAGCCGGCCGCGCGCGTCCGCCTGGAGGACCGCTTCAACAGCGCGGCCGCCGAGCCGCCCGCGCCGCGCGGCCCCGAGCCCGCCGAGTCCGGCGCAGCGCTCAGCAA TTTGGTAACTCTTATTCGACATCCATCTGAGCTGATGAACGTTCCTCTTCCTCAGCAACAGAACAAATGCACGACGttagtgaaaaataaaactgccgCCACAGCGACTGCCTTGCAGCTAACGTACCCTCTGTTTACAGCCAACGCGTGCCCTGCTGCTGGGAATTCTGCTCTGTCACAGACACAG AGTTCTAGTAACTCATGTTCTGCACTTGAAGCTGCCAAGCACCAGGATATTGGATTGCCtagaacattttctttctgttatcagCAAGAGATTGAATCCACTAAACAGACTTTAGGTGGTAGAAACAAAGCTTTGCCTGAGCAGGTTTGGATTAAAGTGGGAG AAGCGCTATGTAAACAAGCAATAAATAAGAGGAATCGGAGCAGAATACGCCAGCTGGACACAAGTGTGGAACGGAGAGCCCTTGGAGAGATTCAGAATGTGAGCGAAGCTTCCACAGCCGCACAGGGCACTTGGCAGGCTGCAGAGTCCTCGCAGGCAAACCTGGGGGAGCAGACCCAGAGTGTGCCCCAGGGAGGACGGTCGCAGCGTAGGGAGAGGCATAACCGAATGGAAAGAGATAGAAG GCGCAGAATCCGCATTTGCTGTGACGAGTTGAATCTCTTAGTCCCGTTCTGCAATGCTGAGACTGATAAGGCGACAACTCTTCAGTGGACCACAGCGTTCCTAAAATATATTCAGGAAAGACATGGAGATTCTCTCAAGAAG